A stretch of Aeromicrobium tamlense DNA encodes these proteins:
- a CDS encoding LysE family translocator, producing MPALDQLLAFALASLVLILIPGPSVLFVIGRSLAHGRRAGILSVLGNGLGGLPVVLAVSLGLGAIVAGSAVLFTIVKVLGAGYLVYLGVQAMRHASIAVTAEVDGPEESPWRALGEGFVVGATNPKTIVFFVAVLPQFVSFESGAIGSQMAVLGVLFLLIAIVCDSGWALLAGTARQWFTGSPRRLAAVRRSGGAMLVGLGGILLTTSRT from the coding sequence GTGCCCGCCCTCGACCAGCTGCTCGCCTTCGCGCTCGCCTCGCTCGTGCTGATCCTCATCCCCGGTCCCAGCGTCCTGTTCGTGATCGGGCGATCGCTCGCGCACGGGCGTCGCGCCGGCATCCTCAGCGTGCTGGGCAACGGGCTCGGCGGGCTGCCGGTGGTCCTGGCGGTCTCGCTGGGCCTCGGCGCGATCGTGGCCGGCTCGGCGGTGCTGTTCACGATCGTGAAGGTGCTGGGCGCCGGCTACCTCGTCTACCTCGGCGTGCAGGCGATGCGGCACGCCTCGATCGCGGTCACCGCCGAGGTCGACGGCCCCGAGGAGTCGCCGTGGCGCGCCCTGGGGGAGGGGTTCGTGGTCGGCGCGACCAACCCCAAGACCATCGTCTTCTTCGTCGCCGTGCTGCCGCAGTTCGTGAGCTTCGAGTCCGGTGCCATCGGCTCGCAGATGGCCGTGCTCGGCGTGCTCTTCCTGCTCATCGCGATCGTGTGCGACTCGGGCTGGGCGCTGCTGGCCGGAACTGCGCGCCAGTGGTTCACGGGCTCGCCGCGGCGGCTGGCGGCCGTGCGGCGCTCCGGCGGCGCGATGCTGGTGGGCCTCGGCGGCATCCTGCTGACCACCAGCCGCACCTGA